From the Oryza glaberrima chromosome 5, OglaRS2, whole genome shotgun sequence genome, one window contains:
- the LOC127772699 gene encoding nuclear transcription factor Y subunit B-4 produces the protein MSEGFDGTENGGGGGGGGGVGKEQDRFLPIANIGRIMRRAVPENGKIAKDSKESVQECVSEFISFITSEASDKCLKEKRKTINGDDLIWSMGTLGFEDYVEPLKLYLRLYREVLFLSSLFQSVS, from the exons ATGTCGGAGGGGTTCGACGGGAcggagaacggcggcggcggcggcggcggaggcggagtagGGAAGGAGCAGGACCGGTTCCTGCCGATCGCCAACATCGGCCGCATCATGCGCCGGGCCGTGCCGGAGAACGGCAAGATCGCCAAGGACTCCAAGGAGTCCGTCCAGGAGTGCGTCTCCGAGTTCATCAGCTTCATCACCAGCGA AGCAAGCGACAAGTGCCTCAAGGAGAAGCGCAAGACCATCAATGGGGACGACCTGATCTGGTCAATGGGCACGCTCGGATTCGAGGACTATGTCGAGCCTCTCAAGCTCTACCTCAGGCTCTACCGGGAGGTAttgttcctctcctctctcttccagaGTGTTTCCTAG